The following nucleotide sequence is from Juglans microcarpa x Juglans regia isolate MS1-56 chromosome 6D, Jm3101_v1.0, whole genome shotgun sequence.
AGATCCCACAATATTTATAGTTGTCCGAATGAATTACTTGGACAACATTAAATACTCAATGAATACTATAGAACTAACTCcatgtctctctccctctctccctctctctctctagatcgtGCTCTTAGGGAATCCAATTCAAGGATGAGAACTACTCTGCGAAggctttaataataaaaagatggcCTGACTAAGCTTCTCCTCTTTTGCAGCAACTGAGGCAGGGTCTTGACATGAAAGAAGTTCTGGAGGAGCCATTGGACGAAAATGTGAAAGATCGATCAACCATACACATGGCCAATGGGCTGATCTTACAAGCAGTACCACCGAGCTCCATAGATAGCCTCATCACTGTCCACCATGATCAGAGTTATGAGTTCTTACATGTCTTTTCTTGGTCTTCCAGAAttcatctttctttctcttcttcttagCTTTCAACAAACCCATTTGGCTATTAATTATACCAAGTATAGCACTCTTGTCTTTCCTGTTCTTTGTTGCGGCTTTTACATCCAAAATTGCCCTAAGCTTCTGATAGGATCTGGCATCTGGAACTTGTCTACTCTTTACCATctttttgtgataaaaaaatgCCTTCCTGAAATCACGAACACGGACATAAGCATAGATCATGGTTGAATATGTGATAGAATCAGGTTTTAGATTCAGAGCTGCCATCTCATTCAACAGTTGCGGCAACTTTGAGTGTTGTCCTCCCCGTGCATATGCATtcatcaacatgttatatgtcaTAACGGTTGGCTGCAATCCTATCTTTCCAAATTCAGATACGACATCCCTTGCCTCAATGTAGTGACCTTGCTTGGCAAATCCATCAAGAAGAATGTTGAATGTCACTCGAGTCCCTTCAACTTTCTCACTGTTCATCAACTTCCATATTTTCATCAATGTCTGGGTGTCACCAGCACGCCTAAATGCATCCAGCAAAGCCGTATATGTTTCTATTGAGGGTTTTGTCCCTTCCCTTTGCATGTTTTCAAATGCAGTATAAGCTTTCTGATGCCAGCCACTGATCGAATAAGCATGGATAAGAGCTGTATAAGAATGTGAAGTAGGTTTTATGCCAACTTTCTTCATCCTCAAAAATGCATCTGCAGCCATGTCACTCATCTTCTTCTGCCTCCCATATGCACTAATGAGGCATGTATATGATTTGGCATTTGGCTTCAAGCCCGTATCCTGCATTTCAATCAGGAGTTTCTCGATGATCTCAGGCTGCATTCTTCTGCTGTATGCATTCATTAGAGTGTTATATGTGACAGATGTGGGTTTTAGCCCTTTCACTTTCATCTCAGCAAAAAGACCTTCAGCTTCTTCAATTTGATTGGATTTACCAAAAGCATCAATTAATGTGTTATACACTATGGTATTTGGGGAAATCCCTTTCCTCTCCATTTCAGCTTGGATGATAAGGGCTTGTTTCTTTAGGCCCTCATCACAGAATGATTTAACTAGAGCTCCTAAAACCTCTATACTCCATTTGACCCCTTTTCTGTTCAATCTCTCAAAGAACTCCCACGCATCTTTTGCACTACGGCCACTTTTTCTCATGATCGTTATCATAATAGAACCTGTCACATCATCCGGATGCACATTATTTGTTTCCATTGTCTCATACACCTTCCAAGCATCATCGTACCTGAGATAAGTAGGCACATTTCAATAATGAGCTCTGCAAAACTGCAACACAATTTGCAAACACTGTCTTCTATATGTTTTTATAAGTCTTcctaatttgaaatataaaatagatgttAAACTCATGTAGAGCATCTGAATGAATGAGCCTTGTTGAAAAAACAGAAGAGGCAAATGCTAGATTCTCAACTCCAGATCACCATTGGCAACGTGCACGTTCCTCTATATAagaccttttctttttgagttgtTTTGATGTTAAGATGCTACCATAAGCAACTACATAATCATCTTGAATAAATCTTGATATCTAAATTATCCCAAAAGCAACACTGAAGAGGTGCCTTATTCTGCATGAAAATGAATGGCTTATTTATGCAACTCTTATTGTAACTAGTGTATCAATGCCACCTAGTATTCTTAATTACTAGATACAAACACATTCTTCCCCCTCCAACCCccccaaaagaaaaggaaaatgcaaCCAAGTAACTGGAAGGGAAAATTGCTTGAGTGCCTTTTTCATCACCAACACCTAACCAGGAGTAGAAATGAGTCAACACTGCCAAATAACATGCATATTGAGTCTTATTATTGAAAAACTCAAATATATAAACTGGGAAAGGAAACTGATCCGTCTCTCCtggaaaataaaacaagaaagaaaaattatgcattttttgcAATCACTGAAGTAGTGTATCAAGGTTAGGATTGTACCATCTCCAAGCTTCTTTTCCCAAACACAAAATCCCTCCAATCAAATCAAGTAAAGAAGTTGGTCAAGCAGATCAAATACACACAACCTAAGACGAAAAGAaccatttgaattattttatccCCTAACAAATGACATTTCAATACAAAAGGCACAAAAATATTCAGCATTTTAAACTAGTAAAAGAACTGTCATCACTAGTGTCAGAAAAAAGCCCCGATATTGTGTTGCATGCACAGCGGTACCAATGGAACCAAGCATGAACTAGTTGAAACTTGGTATTCTTACAAAATTACATCTTTGTCACCGATTCACCAAAAAGCGATATCAGGCGGAACTGTATAATGTCAGAAAAGATTAATCCTTTACTCCTTGTTGGTATGTAATTTGAGCCAAAATCGGAGGATATTACTTGCTGCACTGAAAACCTAGAAGTAATGTTTGACTTAACCCAAGTGAGTTTGTTGACTACAATATATTCTTGATAAGCAAACCAACTGATAAGTATACACCGGTGAATAACGTACCGCATTGACCAAAAATAATAACCGCAGGTAGTAAACTACAGCGGAGTACCAAGAATCCCATACCTTCGACTGCACAAAAGCCCTGAAATTGCTGCATTATAAACATGAACATCCCTGAATTCCTTCTTAGATGGTAAGTTCCTAAACAAGACCATCAGCTCATCGCCCATCCCAGCTCTCCCCATCAGCGGAAACAAAATGGAACATGCCCGAGGCGAAACAAGCGATGGTTCCTGCAAACTCATCCATTCATAGAAATACAAGCAGCCCCTTAGAAGACCTTCCTCACCCATTAGACCCAACACCTCCACACACTCTTTCTCACCAACCCTTTCTTCAAAACCCCCCAATACCTCTCCCATAGTCGTATTCTCCGGTAAGTCCCTCGCAATTTGAAAAATCTCACCCACAACGCCCTCGGGCAATACGCTCGAACCCGAGCTCGCAGAATctatttgttctttttcttcaatgACAGTTTTTTCAGCATCGAATTCGATTTCGGGTTCCTCTACTGATTCGATTCCGACGGAAAGGTGCCAAGAAGATCGGCGATTCTTTTGGAGGGAAAGTTTACCTTCGGGCTGAGGGTCTTTAATTGAATCTGCAGTGCGAGACTTGAAGAACCTCATCATTGGGTCTTCTGggtcctcctcctcctcctcctcctcctcttcttcttcttcttctacatcATCTGGTGATTCTACGTCATCTTCTTCTTGCTGTAATTTTTCATCTTggagaaaagggagaaaaatgaGGTCTGAGGAGTGAGAGGTGGCGGAAGTGGGTGGAGTTGCAAACAGAGAGAAGCGCTTTGGGGTTTTGCAGAGCAGTGAAATGAAAGGTTTAGGAGAGTGGTGGTACGGATGGTGGGagtgaatgaaaggaaatggaTGAGTGGGGTGTTGGCGTGTGAAAGACATGGTTTTGGATAGGTTTCCAGCCACTTCAGTACCAAGCTTTCGCCATTACAAAAGAGTTCCTTGTTTCCTTCATTCTCCCGAGGATAATCATAAGCCCGTTCAGTATGGTTGGGTTTgtatgttgagttgagttgaaatgataaaatattattagaatattattttttaatattattattattttgaaatttgaaaaagttgaattgtttattatattttgtattgaaatttaaaaaaattgtaatgatgagttgaaatgaattgaaatgagttaagtATCGAAACGAAGTCTAAACATGGAAATAAGCAGCTCGCATCTGGCCGATGCGAGACTACTATTGCGAGTGcgataattattatatttttgggagttTAGTTATCTATAAACAAATTTGCATATCAATCTACGTATTAATATTGcctttatattataaatttaaattaatattatttttaataaaatttactttctgatcaattatattaaatgattatgtGTATTAGTACACGGAATcgcttataattagatttttcctatttttagaGGGATGTAATGGGTCCTATTCAATTttggacatttttataatttttttataataaatatcaggttgatttattattgaaattaaaatttttagtcttattatttcacttttatagataaaaaagatcaaataaaaatttagtaAGTGATTGACACatatatctcattttatattatattaattttatgttataaaattaaaatttatatgctatataaagttcaaatattatattaaaaattataaacttaatttatgttatatcataatctaatattatattaattttatgttataagattaatagatatgaataataagattttaaaatgttatgttatattaattagtaatttaacatataatataatatcaaaagtattatatataaaatataaaaaattaaaaataatatatatgttccgGTCAGGTTAGGTTTGAATTGATGTTCTAAAATCCAAAATCGGAACTGGGCAATATGTGTGTTTGTCATTTGATCGGGCGAATAATGATACCCACATAATATTattcacaacatatttcacaaaaCATGTTATAcaataagagtatttttgtaaaataatattatttttataatatattttataaaaatacccctccttttaaaatattattgtataaaatgttgtaaaagTAACTTGTATTTATCATTTGATTTGGCATACTTAAATCCCTTTACcctatttaaatgaaaaatcatggcatatataattaaaaataataagataaaaaaaaaatctcatcattATCTTGTTTTATGTGATTGtatttaataatcaaattttcttattttttatagcaTTTTGTTGGGTCTACTCGCGGCAAAATTTGTCTTGAATGAATGGTGCTTTATAGCCCGATGGTCGGATTTTGACGCAccagaaaaatgaaataaaactttTCACTGGTGCTGCTGCCTGATAAGTGAGGAGTATTTCGCATACAAACCAGAAATCATGAAGTGAGAATCTTGAATATGGATTGGACTATATAAAAGTCTCACACTTTGCataccacttaaaaatatgtaattttatttttttattcacatatttcatatttcaagaataaaataataaaatcatatatttttaaatggtgtgCAGGAGTGTGAGGcttatgtttataattttttctttaactcGAATATTGAAACTCAACTAAGCAGCCCATACCTTCAGATGCCAAGGGAACATGGATGGACAAAAGTCACAAAACAAACGACGCACTCATTAGAATGACTCATTTGTCGAAACTCTGTACAACTTTGACACCCAAAGCTACCACTTCAACCAAAACCATATCAATAATAGAAATAAGCAACTCCCGGCTGCTTTCTTTCTCAGTATCTGTAGTGGGGGGGCTTGTAAGGACCTTCAACAGGGACACTATTGTATGCAGCTTGAGCAGGGGTAAGCTTGGTAAGCTTAGCCCCAAGTTTTCCAAGATGAAGGGCTGCGACCTTCTCATCCAAATGCTTGGGCAGCACATATACCTTCTTCTCATACTTTCCAGTTCCCCTCTCGTTCCACAGTTCAAGCTGAGCAATCACCTGGTTTGTGAAAGAGCAGGACATAACAAAGCTGGGATGCCCAGTTGCACAACCCAAATTCATGAGCCGCCCTTCAGCAAGAACAATGATACCATGATTGGTTTCCGGGAAGAGCCAGCGATCAGTCTGTGGCTTGATTGTGATGCACTTTATACCAGGGTAAGTTTCCAGACCATGCATATCAATCTCATTGTCAAAATGGCCAATGTTGCATACAATTGCattgttcttcatcttcttcatgtggtGAACCATGATGATGTCCTTGTTCCCTGTGGTGGTCACAAAAATGTCAGCTTCTGAGACAACATCTTCAAGGGTTAGGACTGGAATGCCTTCCATAAGGGCTTGAAGAGCACAAATTGGATCAATTTCAGTCACAATCACACGAGCACCAGCCTGCTTGAGAGCAGCAGCACAACCCTTGCCAACATCTCCATACCCACAAACAACAGCAATCTTGCCAGCAATCATGACATCAGTAGCCCTCATGAGACCATCAGGGAGTGAATGGCGACAACCATACAAGTTATCGAACTGCATTAACATCATAAGAGATTATTATAAACTGATAAAAGGTGATAAGAAGCATCTTTCCAAAACTCAAACATAACTATTTTGTCGTCCATCTCCAATTATATTAGGTTAACCTTCAAGGCTTCAAGTTCAGGGcaccataaaatattttccagaaaaAATTCTGTTTCGTGCAATTGAAAACTATCAGTCAAAGAAAGGAATAGCTTTTCATATTCAAGAGTCAACTATACTAAAAGAGGTAGAAAACAGCTTCACGCTTAGCTGAAGCATAAGCCAACTTTCCAGACCTCTGCATTTCTTAATGTGTAAGTCCGACACTTATTCCATTTGGTGCGACAGCCACAGGACCTGTCGTCCCAATTAACTATTTGTAACATATTCAGAATGGATCCTCTGTATTTTTTGATTAAAGAGAGCATTAGAGAAGAATCAGTGCCTAACGGTTCGGATTCCATCTGAAACCAGGCCTTCTAGAAATAATAATTCAGTATTATTATAAACATGGGATCATAAAAAAACATGAGAGGTAATCCTGTCATACCATATGCGCTTTCACTAGAAATCTCAATGAACACGTCCAACTTTCTTTAGATCACACTTTAAATATGCCACGTGAAAGTATTTCTCACCACGTTCATTACACGATAACTTAATCGATTGCAGGAAGGAAGCACTACGGTAATAAATTCCAGTGACCATCAATTTCTGAATCCGTGGATAACATGGGGTCATGAGTAGAATGGCAGAGTCAAACCCAGAGGAGCAACTGCATAAACTGAAACTCTACGATATTGTCTTCTCCTTCGTGTTATATCATTAGAAGCAGAAACAGTTATTGGCATGTCCAAGTACTCTTAGCTAATAACATTTTGAATACGTCAACTCGGATTTCAAGACGCAGAAATAACAAGATTCGTATCAAATATCCATTCGCGCTCAATAATGCAGAAAGAAATTTATAACTCTCACCATCATCACTACCAAAACAGACCCAAACGCATACATACCTTGCTCTTGAAAACAGAATCATTGACATTAACGGCAGGGAACAACAAGGTCCCGTTGGCTTGCATCTGGTACAGCCTCTTAACCCCAGTGGTGGTCTCCTCCGAGACTCCGACCAACCTCTCCTTCATCATCCTATACCTCTTGGGGTCCGCCAACAATCCTTCCCTGAGTATCCCCAACACAATCCGAAACTCGGCATTTTCGCCCGCCGACGTTGGGTCCGGCAGCCTCCCACTCCTCTCATACTCCTCCTCGGCATTCAGGCCCTCGTGGATCAAAAGAGTCGCGTCCCCACCGTCGTCGACGATAAGGTCGGGGCCACCGCCGGGGCCCCAGTCGAGGGCCTTCTCAGTGCACCACCAGTACTCCTCGAGGGTCTCGCCCTTCCAAGCGAAAACGGGGGCAGAGTCGCGGGCGATGGCGGCAGCAGCATGGTCCTGCGTGGAGAAGATGTTGCAGGAGCACCAACGGACCTCGGCGCCGAGGGCTGTGAGGGTCTCGATGAGGACGGCGGTCTGGATGGTCATGTGCAGGGACCCTGTGATGCGGGCACCTGAGAGGGGTTGGGACGGGCCGAACTCGGAGCGGCAGGACACGAGCCCCGGCATCTCCACCTCGGCAAGGTCAATCTCCAGGCGACCGACGTCTGCCTGAGACATGTCCCTCACCTTGTATTCGCGGCCGGAAGAGGTTTTGGATACTGCGAAGACCATTTTGGTGGAAAGGGAGGCCTAGAAGAGTGGAGATCAGTTACAGACTGGAAGAGTACAGCATGGACAATGCAAGTTTTTGATCGGTTTCAGTCATAGACAGAAGACACAAAGTCAAACTATAGTCAGAGATTTCGTGTCTTTTTCCGGAGGTCCAAGTTCCAAGTCCGAGTCGGCTGTTCCTTGCACGTGGTGATACGTTTGTGTCGGTTACATTAACGATTTTACCTTTATTCCTAATTTTAAACTGACGTGAATTAACATGCTAAGAGCACTTCTAAtagattttttatcttattttttaaaatatattattaaaatttattttttttattttatatattgacttttataatatattatttattagtttatttttttattttttatatcatttaaatattcttttttattctttttaaatatttcatttctatcaataaatttacaatatacatatattttttttatatttacaatttatttttatatacaatgtaaaataattcagtcttatacacgtaaaacaaaaatatataagttaaataaaaattaaaaatcaaatcaaatataaaaaaattggtttaaaaataattccaagatattttttagaagaaaattaaatatatgtgtttgaaatgatgaataataaagagaatttacttatatgataaaaatcaaaataaataaaaatgagagagtaaatgaaatatcaacaataaaaaaacttttacagGATGAACAGTACCCACTATATGTAACGGGATACTGTagctaaatgtattttacaGTTCATTTTACATAATCGGATGGAGTTACTTTTTAGAAcaattattcaaattatttatattttttgtataatacaaaagccattgggagtgctctaacTACGTAAGTTTATTATTAGgctgcatttgaatgttgaactgaattaatttaaattaaattgaaatgataaaatattattaaaatattattttttaatattttcattattttaaaatttgagaaagttgaattgtttattatattttgtgttagaacttgaaaaaattataattatgaattgaaatagattTAGGAACCAAACGAAatctagttaattttatctttaaatttttttaaaattataataatatttttattaaaatgatacttttttctatttaatgaagaACTTACACATGCAATCTCCATTTagaaactacaaataaaatttctcttatttttatataatctttatgTCTCTAACAATTCTCTTAATTTATACCTTCTcctataaataagaaaataataataatttagaaatcttaattagttttactttttttttttttctaaattatcatcCCCAAATCACATTatgatttaacaaaaaattttaaaataattttcaagtaTCAAAACATTTAAATGCAAACCATTTAAAATGATTCGTTTAACAGATGCAATTACGATTgattatgataaaatttaaaataaaaatgcttactttttcttttaaataatccTTACAGTTGCTTCTTCTTTCTGTGtaacatgaataaaaaaaaatatgtttttatggaATCAAAAAGTTGAATAACAACTTTGGTAATTTAAAttcacactacaagaaatatagTCGTAATTATCCCTTGAGGTCATGCAAGAATTGATAACTTTTCAAGTCACTTTATAGATTCATGGTTGTTGGGATCAGAGAGAGCAAAATAACTAAAGATGGTGGCACactctcatttctttcagtGTCAACATGgtaaggtggtggtggtggtggtggtggtgttggGGGCCCCAACACCATCAAAACCTACTTACCTTTGttgggtttttctttctttacattATAGGGTGCAATTCCATCtcctgttatttttttataaacatattttgcTTGCTGCTCCAGAAGTGAGGCATTTACAATATATAGAAGAAGATTTTGCAGCATACACTTGAAAAAAATGGGCAATATATTCATGTCCAAGAAGCTCCAATGCAGCCATCAAAGACTACTGCGATCATCTGGTCCTATATATAGCAGAACTACTTAGCGGAGGCACGGGGAAGAACCCACCCGACCAAGTTGGACCCTTCTCGTGGATGCCTTGGATGCAACTCCTGCAACATCAACACATTTAAGCTGACATGGACTATAAGATACACTAGTATTGCTCTACtcgattttttttccttcaaaattttcttttagtccAAGTCATTCCCTGTTTTGCTATACCTTCTTTTGAAGAAATGTCGGTGTTCTCCAACATAGCACATCCGCATTCTCCCTCAGTCTGCCACACAGACAATAACATCTTCAATCAAAATACATGTAAAGAACATGtgacaagaaaaagagaattgATCAGTAAAAACCCTGGCTCTATGAGACTATGATACAAACAAGACCCTATAATACACTCAGCTTCACTATGTTGTCAACTCTTCAAGATACTCTCCGAAAAGGTTTAGTTTGATGAGTTTTTACCACAGGCCAGGCCCATTTCAATGCCGTGGATCTCTCTTGCATGTATAAACAAATTACTCTGTAAATTCAATCCACGTGCATCTTTTCACTCAGTTTAGTGGGCATGGATCACCAATTTTCAGTGTTCTCTGATAGAACAATGGCACTTGGAATTCTGCATTGTTTATAATCATATACTAGTAAATTTGTAGGTCATAAGAAGCAATGGTACTGACAGAAAAAAGAGGCAGCAAAACCGTTTACCCATTGTCATCTCTAGAGCTGCTAGCATGGTTGTTAGAGCTGTTGCAGAAAACATAAGGACCCTGGGCAGATATATAAGTTTCAAAAGATGAGGTCTGAGGGATAGAAAATGCTAGCTTGTTTCCTTTCTCGATACCAGGAAGAATTGTCTGAGAATCGTCTGAGGAACACAATTTCTTTTGAAACCTTAGTTTTCTTGGGAAACAGTTTGGCTGATCCCCTGGTTTGTGAATAGATAAATCCTGACTTCCACGGTTGCTTCCCTCTTCAGTTGAAGACTTGACTCCTAACATAGGCATCTTTGGCATATCATTCTCCAATGACCTGTGGGTTAAGGCCGTCCCAGTGCTCAGCACATTTCCATCATTATTTCTCAAGGTGCTCATGACCTCCACTCTATCATGGTATTTATGTTGCTTTTGAGAATCCCCACTCGAGGTAGAATTTAAATTGGGTCTATCTCTTATCATAGCTTTTTGGGATGTGTGTTCAGAAAGGTCTGAATCACTTCCACGCTCGGTGGATGAATGTGACTTCTGCTGCATTCTACGAGAAcaattaaacaaattgaaagatGGCTTCCTCACCTTTCTGTGCTTTGGATAAGAAACACAATGTGCAATGTTGATCCTAATTTCTACATTACAACCAAGAATAGACTGAAGTGAACTTGCAATCTGTTTCCATGACTTTTCGGCCTTAGATGCATAGTCAGGATGCTGGAATTGCAATTCAGCTACTGCAAGACCTGAAATTGCATGATCACTCAGCCATTACTCAAAAGACAAAGCAAAACGCATATCAAGTATCCAGAAGCATAAGACTAATGACAAAGATGGagcatttttttattggtacaaAGAAGTGAACAATTTGCATCTACATGTAATAGCTCAGCCTGCAAGAAAGATCTATTTCCATGTAAAAGCGGTGAGATGACAAACCAAGAACTGCTTGGAAACATCCATTTAGTTGAACCCAATTATCACAGACAAGTCATCACAATGTTAATACTCCAGACGGATACACCTCATCATGATGACAAATGATTGGTAGATCTTGGACAGAACACTCGAGGTTTCATGACTACACCTGTGCATCTTAAACATATCACCACATCCTCCATCCCATTTTACTGGAGAGATGCCATTTGAGCTAGAGCTCGCTGGCATTGTGTTACTTGGAAGTCGGTTACTTTGCTCAACATTCTTTCTCATATAGATAAATCGTAAGAACAGCCACTAGCAAGGAAATTCTTGCTTCCTTCTCCTTAATTTTTACAGCCCTTCTTGtgagtaatattttaatatttcgcAGCTAAGCCACCATTGACAACTTAAACACCAACTATTCGTTCTTAATTATGCTAACTAATGCTCCGTATGGATATAAGACAGACTCATATAACAGACTGCTTTACCTTGATTAAAACGAAGAGAAGACAGCTTCCCACGATTCTTTAGAATGTTCTTGAGCGAATTGGATTGGCAAAAGTCTGTAGTTTTCTTCCAAATGGATTCCAATGTTCCTTCACAATCCTCCTGTATTCCCAATTTATGCAGTTTATAGCCCTCAAACGAACATGTTTCAAGATTTTTTGAGCCTTCCCCTGCGGCAGACAGACTGCAAAAACCACCATCTGCATCCGAACAAGAAGAAACTCGGagattaaattttctttttaaaattaaaaaatttattgataaagtaggcatagcccaagtatatagGAGGTGGAGATCAAAATTTCACCCACTTCTCCACCTGTCCCCCTCATCCCTACAGAGGAACTGAAGTGAGAAaaaacaatttattaaagagTAAACCATGATGATCTTCACCTTGGTGCGGTGtatcttttaaacaaaactttgAGTCATTGGCATTCACAGAAGAAGACTCCACAGAGCTTAACTGTAGAAGAGCTACAGTGAGCCATGTTGTTTGATTCTTAGACATCCTAAATTGCTTCTCTGTTTCAGAAAGTATCTTTAATGCATGACTCAGTTTCTGCGTGTCCACTTCAGCTGTGACTCAAAATTACAACAACTCGGTGAGCAAGGTTATAAGCAAATGGTAATAGGTAAAACACAAGAGAGGATGGTCGTAAAGATGATACATCCACTATGagttatagagaaaaaaatcta
It contains:
- the LOC121234562 gene encoding pentatricopeptide repeat-containing protein At5g50280, chloroplastic — its product is MSFTRQHPTHPFPFIHSHHPYHHSPKPFISLLCKTPKRFSLFATPPTSATSHSSDLIFLPFLQDEKLQQEEDDVESPDDVEEEEEEEEEEEEEDPEDPMMRFFKSRTADSIKDPQPEGKLSLQKNRRSSWHLSVGIESVEEPEIEFDAEKTVIEEKEQIDSASSGSSVLPEGVVGEIFQIARDLPENTTMGEVLGGFEERVGEKECVEVLGLMGEEGLLRGCLYFYEWMSLQEPSLVSPRACSILFPLMGRAGMGDELMVLFRNLPSKKEFRDVHVYNAAISGLLCSRRYDDAWKVYETMETNNVHPDDVTGSIMITIMRKSGRSAKDAWEFFERLNRKGVKWSIEVLGALVKSFCDEGLKKQALIIQAEMERKGISPNTIVYNTLIDAFGKSNQIEEAEGLFAEMKVKGLKPTSVTYNTLMNAYSRRMQPEIIEKLLIEMQDTGLKPNAKSYTCLISAYGRQKKMSDMAADAFLRMKKVGIKPTSHSYTALIHAYSISGWHQKAYTAFENMQREGTKPSIETYTALLDAFRRAGDTQTLMKIWKLMNSEKVEGTRVTFNILLDGFAKQGHYIEARDVVSEFGKIGLQPTVMTYNMLMNAYARGGQHSKLPQLLNEMAALNLKPDSITYSTMIYAYVRVRDFRKAFFYHKKMVKSRQVPDARSYQKLRAILDVKAATKNRKDKSAILGIINSQMGLLKAKKKRKKDEFWKTKKRHVRTHNSDHGGQ
- the LOC121235329 gene encoding adenosylhomocysteinase-like yields the protein MVFAVSKTSSGREYKVRDMSQADVGRLEIDLAEVEMPGLVSCRSEFGPSQPLSGARITGSLHMTIQTAVLIETLTALGAEVRWCSCNIFSTQDHAAAAIARDSAPVFAWKGETLEEYWWCTEKALDWGPGGGPDLIVDDGGDATLLIHEGLNAEEEYERSGRLPDPTSAGENAEFRIVLGILREGLLADPKRYRMMKERLVGVSEETTTGVKRLYQMQANGTLLFPAVNVNDSVFKSKFDNLYGCRHSLPDGLMRATDVMIAGKIAVVCGYGDVGKGCAAALKQAGARVIVTEIDPICALQALMEGIPVLTLEDVVSEADIFVTTTGNKDIIMVHHMKKMKNNAIVCNIGHFDNEIDMHGLETYPGIKCITIKPQTDRWLFPETNHGIIVLAEGRLMNLGCATGHPSFVMSCSFTNQVIAQLELWNERGTGKYEKKVYVLPKHLDEKVAALHLGKLGAKLTKLTPAQAAYNSVPVEGPYKPPHYRY